A genomic window from Triticum urartu cultivar G1812 chromosome 7, Tu2.1, whole genome shotgun sequence includes:
- the LOC125525316 gene encoding cysteine-rich receptor-like protein kinase 6, which translates to MAGRLLLFVAVVALALLASPRGAVGVYPWINCRDNGILADSGYKASLKLLAATMPKNASMSPGLFATAQAGVAPEQVWALALCRGDATASYCSSCLTQAFQDLNTSCDKKAATIYFDSCLLTYTNIHFRAADDIIHSPYFTIRNNANATAEPARFQRVVAALMNATASSAAFNSSTRLYASGQAYFDKELPEVYSWAQCTPDLSRDRCWSCLARVMRVLPTLFTDAIGARVLGIRCSIRYETQPFFNGSATVRLSSATSATGPAPNVVPNNVAAIAQGRKYRVPIMVPIILLPLIAAISLVAYFIFLRRQGPLTAEKQPYSGYSAEAHDIESVDSMMIDISTLRAATCDFAESNKLGEGGFGAVYKGTLPDGEEIAVKRMSNSSTQGVEELKNELALVAKLSHKNLVRLIGVCLEQQERLLVYEFVPNRSLDLILFAQDAAKREQLDWTKRYKIIDGIARGLQYLHEDSRLKVVHRDLKASNILLDMETSPKISDFGLAKIFGRDQTQGVTSRVVGTHGYMAPEYMMRGNYSVKSDAFSFGVMVLEIVTGRKNTDDGSRQSEDLLTKVWEHWTTGTVMKVVDPCMNGSFSEKEVLKCVHIGLLCVQGNPVDRPTMSAVVIMLGSETFTLHALSKPRRNGAGAD; encoded by the exons ATGGCTGGCCGTCTCCTCCTGTTCGTGGCGGTTGTAGCCCTGGCGCTGCTTGCCTCGCCGCGCGGCGCCGTAGGAGTATACCCGTGGATAAATTGCCGCGACAACGGCATCCTGGCGGACAGCGGTTACAAGGCGAGCCTCAAGCTCCTCGCCGCCACCATGCCGAAGAACGCCTCCATGTCCCCGGGTCTCTTCGCCACCGCGCAGGCCGGCGTCGCCCCGGAGCAGGTCTGGGCTCTCGCGCTCTGCCGCGGCGACGCCACCGCGTCCTACTGCTCCAGCTGCCTCACCCAGGCATTCCAGGACCTCAACACCTCGTGCGACAAAAAGGCTGCCACCATCTACTTCGACTCCTGCTTGCTTACCTACACCAACATCCACTTCCGCGCCGCCGACGACATCATCCACAGCCCGTATTTCACAATCCGCAACAATGCTAACGCCACGGCAGAGCCGGCGCGGTTCCAGCGCGTCGTGGCGGCGCTCATGAACGCCACCGCCAGCAGCGCTGCCTTCAACTCCTCCACGCGCCTCTACGCGTCTGGGCAGGCCTACTTTGACAAGGAGCTTCCCGAGGTGTACAGCTGGGCGCAGTGCACGCCGGACTTGTCGCGGGACCGCTGCTGGAGCTGCCTCGCCCGAGTCATGAGGGTGTTACCCACCTTATTCACAGACGCCATCGGAGCCAGGGTTCTCGGGATCAGGTGTAGCATCAGGTATGAAACCCAGCCCTTCTTCAATGGCTCTGCCACGGTACGGCTGTCGTCGGCAACATCAGCCACAGGGCCGGCGCCGAACGTGGTGCCTAATAATGTGGCGGCGATTGCGCAAG GAAGAAAGTACAGAGTTCCTATCATGGTTCCTATAATTCTATTGCCTCTCATAGCAGCCATAAGCCTGGTCGCCTACTTCATTTTCTTGAGGAGGCAAGGGCCACTGACAGCAGAAAAGCAGCCAT ACAGTGGCTATTCCGCTGAAGCCCATGATATTGAGAGTGTAGACTCGATGATGATCGACATTTCAACACTACGAGCCGCGACCTGCGATTTTGCGGAGAGCAACAAGCTCGGGGAAGGCGGATTTGGTGCGGTGTACAAG GGCACACTCCCAGACGGCGAGGAAATAGCAGTGAAGAGGATGTCCAATAGCTCAACACAAGGAGTGGAGGAGCTGAAGAATGAGCTGGCTTTGGTTGCGAAGCTCAGTCACAAGAATCTTGTCAGGCTCATTGGTGTTTGCCTGGAGCAGCAGGAGAGGCTGCTAGTGTACGAGTTTGTTCCTAACCGGAGCCTCGACCTCATCCTctttg CCCAAGATGCCGCGAAGCGTGAGCAGCTTGATTGGACGAAGAGGTACAAGATCATAGACGGAATCGCTCGAGGCCTACAATACCTCCATGAAGACTCCCGGCTCAAAGTAGTCCATCGTGATCTGAAAGCAAGCAACATCCTGCTTGACATGGAAACGAGCCCCAAGATCTCAGACTTCGGCCTCGCCAAGATCTTCGGGCGTGACCAGACACAAGGCGTCACCAGCCGCGTCGTCGGCACACA TGGATACATGGCGCCAGAGTACATGATGCGCGGGAACTACTCGGTGAAATCGGACGCATTCAGCTTTGGGGTTATGGTCCTGGAGATCGTGACAGGGAGGAAGAACACCGACGACGGCTCCCGGCAATCTGAAGATCTCTTGACCAAG GTGTGGGAGCATTGGACGACCGGCACAGTGATGAAGGTGGTAGACCCGTGCATGAACGGCAGCTTCTCGGAGAAAGAGGTGCTCAAGTGTGTTCACATAGGGCTTCTCTGCGTGCAGGGCAATCCTGTGGACCGGCCGACGATGTCGGCGGTGGTCATCATGCTTGGCAGCGAGACATTCACTCTCCATGCGCTGTCCAAGCCAAGGAGGAACGGTGCAGGTGCCGACTAG